Proteins encoded together in one Drosophila albomicans strain 15112-1751.03 chromosome 2R, ASM965048v2, whole genome shotgun sequence window:
- the LOC117576157 gene encoding dihydrolipoyllysine-residue succinyltransferase component of 2-oxoglutarate dehydrogenase complex, mitochondrial-like, with product MSSLIFELTTRLRRNVQHVGLRALRLRTLDLSVRRCSQLTVFMAVQKQQQASFAIFDCQRKDALRSFGRQSFHTTSSLWSEQVVKAPAFPDSISEGDVKFTCKVGDSFAADQAVMEIETDKTSMPVNAPFAGTLTAILVKDGDAVKSGQELFKMKPGPAPAGAAPAPAKPAPAPAAPAAAAPAPAAAKPPSPPPTPPPKPAAPTVAPPPPPPPKPAAAAAPPSGGGTGTRSEKRVKMNRMRLKIASRLKDAQNTCAMLTTFNEIDMSFAMEFRKLNQDEFQKKYNVKLGFMSIFSKASAMALQEQPVVNAVIDGKETVYRDFIDISVAVATPRGLVVPVIRNVENMNYADIEKALGALAIKAKQDAITVQDMEGGTFTISNGGVFGSLMGTPIINPPQSAILGMHGILNRPIADEGQVVIRPMMYVALTYDHRLIDGREAVLFLRKIKSVLENPKELAIPL from the exons ATGTCGAGTCTTATCTTCGAATTAACGACACGTCTGCGTCGAAATGTGCAGCATGTTGGCCTTAGAGCGTTGCGGCTGCGTACG TTAGACTTAAGCGTACGTCGTTGCTCCCAGCTGACTGTCTTCATGGCAGttcagaagcaacagcaagctTCATTTGCCATCTTCGATTGCCAACGTAAAGATGCGCTGCG ATCTTTTGGCAGACAAAGCTTTCATACCACCAGCAGCTTGTGGTCCGAGCAGGTAGTAAAGGCGCCAGCTTTTCCCGATTCCATTTCTGAGGGTGATGTGAA ATTCACCTGCAAAGTGGGAGACTCCTTTGCTGCAGATCAGGCCGTCATGGAAATTGAAACGGATAAAACATCGATGCCGGTGAATGCGCCATTTGCTGGCACTTTAACAGCCATTCTCGTCAAGGATGGAGATGCAGTTAAGAGCGGCCAAGAGTTGTTTAAAATGAAACCCGGTCCTGCTCCAGCTGgagctgctcctgctccagctAAGCCAGCTCCTGCACCcgctgctcctgctgcagcGGCACCCGCTCCAGCTGCTGCCAAGCCACCATCGCCTCCACCTACGCCACCACCCAAGCCTGCAGCACCTACTGTGGCACCTCCACCGCCACCTCCTCCTaagccagctgctgctgctgctcctccttcTGGCGGTGGTACAGGCACACGCAGCGAGAAGCGCGTCAAGATGAATCGCATGCGTCTAAAGATTGCATCTCGCTTGAAGGATGCTCAGAATACTTGTGCCATGCTGACCACTTTCAACGAGATCGACATGAG CTTTGCCATGGAATTCCGTAAACTGAATCAGGATGAGTTCCAGAAGAAGTACAACGTCAAATTGGGCTTTATGTCCATCTTCTCAAAGGCCAGCGCAATGGCGCTTCAAGAGCAGCCTGTCGTAAATGCTGTCATCGATGGCAAG GAAACTGTGTATCGTGATTTCATTGACATTTCAGTGGCTGTTGCCACGCCCCGTGGCCTTGTTGTGCCCGTCATCCGCAATGTGGAGAACATGAATTATGCGGACATCGAGAAGGCTTTGGGTGCTTTGGCCATCAAGGCGAAGCAGGATGCGATTACTGTGCAAGATATGGAGGGCGGCACCTTTACCATTAGCAATGGCGGCGTCTTTGGATCTCTAATGGGTACTCCAATTATTAATCCTCCTCAGAGTGCCATTCTCGGAATGCATGGCATTCTGAATCGACCAATTGCGGACGAGGGCCAA GTCGTCATACGTCCCATGATGTATGTGGCCTTGACGTACGATCATCGATTGATCGACGGACGCGAggcagttttatttttgcgtaAGATTAAGTCAGTTCTGGAAAATCCAAAAGAACTGGCTATTCCGTTGTAA
- the LOC117573695 gene encoding dihydrolipoyllysine-residue succinyltransferase component of 2-oxoglutarate dehydrogenase complex, mitochondrial yields MTGIISILSRQLPRSVQTVGLKAVRNHELQLSARQYSQLAIVAAAQQQQQQLLHRVAPATQRCQDAMRALGWQSFHTTSNLCSAQVVKVPPFADSITEGDIKFTCKVGDSFGADEAVMEIETDKTTMPVPAPFAGSVTEILVKDGDTVKPGQELFKMTPGAAPAKAAAAPAAAPAPPKPAAAPAAAAPKPAAAPAAAPAARAAPPPPPPPAARPPPAAPRAAAPPPAAVRPAVAQVKLPPVDGSRQILGTRSEQRVKMNRMRQKIAARLKDAQNTAAMLTTFNEIDMSYAMDFRKQNLDAFVKKYGIKLGFMSIFGKASAYALQDQPVVNAVIDGQDIVYRDYVDISVAVATPRGLVVPVIRNVESMNYADIEIALAGLADKAKRDAITVEDMDGGTFTISNGGVFGSLMGTPIINPPQSAILGMHGIFERPIAVKGEVKIRPMMYIALTYDHRIIDGREAVLFLRKVKAAVENPAIIVAGL; encoded by the exons ATGACGGGCATCATTTCGATATTATCCAGACAACTGCCGCGTAGCGTGCAAACTGTCGGTCTCAAAGCCGTGCGAAACCATGAA TTGCAGCTCAGTGCTCGTCAGTATTCTCAACTAGCGATTGTTGCGGccgctcagcagcagcagcaacaactgttgcaTCGTGTGGCACCTGCAACGCAACGCTGCCAAGATGCAATGCG TGCCTTGGGCTGGCAAAGCTTTCACACTACCTCCAACTTGTGCTCCGCACAGGTGGTAAAAGTGCCACCTTTTGCTGATTCCATTACCGAGGGTGACATTAA ATTTACCTGCAAGGTGGGCGATTCGTTTGGCGCTGATGAAGCAGTCATGGAAATCGAAACCGACAAGACCACGATGCCTGTGCCAGCGCCATTTGCCGGCTCTGTCACCGAGATTCTAGTCAAGGACGGCGATACGGTTAAACCCGGCCAGGAGCTGTTCAAAATGACGCCCGGTGCTGCGCCCGCaaaggcagctgctgctccagctgctgcacCCGCGCCACCCAAGCCAGCTgcagctccagcagcagcagctcccaAGCCTGCTGCCGCGCCAGCTGCTGCcccagcagcaagagcagcaccaccaccgccaccaccaccagcagcGCGTCCACCACCAGCTGCGCCCCGCGCTGCTGCGCCACCACCGGCTGCCGTGCGTCCCGCTGTGGCGCAGGTGAAACTGCCGCCTGTGGATGGTTCGCGTCAGATTTTGGGTACGCGTTCCGAGCAGCGCGTGAAGATGAACCGTATGCGTCAAAAGATTGCTGCCCGCTTGAAGGATGCCCAGAACACGGCAGCTATGCTGACCACCTTCAATGAAATCGATATGAG CTACGCAATGGACTTCAGGAAACAAAATCTGGATGCGTTTGTCAAGAAGTACGGCATCAAGTTGGGCTTCATGTCCATCTTTGGCAAGGCTAGCGCTTACGCTCTACAGGATCAGCCTGTTGTCAACGCTGTTATCGATGGCCAG GATATTGTGTACCGTGATTATGTGGATATCTCAGTGGCTGTTGCCACGCCCCGTGGTCTCGTCGTGCCTGTTATCCGCAACGTGGAGAGCATGAATTACGCCGATATTGAGATTGCGCTCGCCGGCTTGGCTGATAAGGCGAAACGCGATGCAATTACCGTGGAGGACATGGACGGTGGCACTTTCACCATCAGTAACGGCGGTGTCTTTGGATCCTTGATGGGCACACCCATCATTAATCCGCCCCAGAGTGCTATCCTCGGCATGCACGGAATCTTTGAGCGCCCTATTGCCGTCAAAGGCGAG GTCAAGATTCGCCCCATGATGTACATTGCACTAACATACGATCACAGGATCATCGATGGTCGTGAGGCGGTGTTGTTCCTGCGCAAGGTCAAGGCTGCCGTTGAGAATCCAGCTATCATTGTTGCCGGTCTGTAA
- the LOC117573698 gene encoding HIG1 domain family member 1A, mitochondrial isoform X1: MSSKSFFVEDDAEQSNKLARKAKESPFMLIGIAGFIAAGAIGAYKYRHRGTMSTSVFLMQLRVAAQGTVVGCLTLGLGYQMVKEYIFDKQPKEKMR; the protein is encoded by the exons ATGAGTTCAAAATCCTTTTTTGTTGAAGACGATGCCGAGCAGTCTAATAAGTTGGCGAGGAAAGCCAAGGAGTCACCATTCATGTTAATTG GTATTGCTGGATTCATTGCTGCAGGTGCAATTGGAGCTTATAAATATAGACACCGAGGCACGATGAGCACCAGTGTTTTCCTCATGCAACTGCGTGTGGCGGCCCAGGGAACCGTTGTGGGTTGTTTGACCCTTGGACTGGGTTATCAGATGGTCAAGGAGTACATATTCGATAAGCAGCCCAAGGAAAA GATGAGGTGA
- the LOC117573698 gene encoding HIG1 domain family member 1A, mitochondrial isoform X2 — MSSKSFFVEDDAEQSNKLARKAKESPFMLIGIAGFIAAGAIGAYKYRHRGTMSTSVFLMQLRVAAQGTVVGCLTLGLGYQMVKEYIFDKQPKEKH; from the exons ATGAGTTCAAAATCCTTTTTTGTTGAAGACGATGCCGAGCAGTCTAATAAGTTGGCGAGGAAAGCCAAGGAGTCACCATTCATGTTAATTG GTATTGCTGGATTCATTGCTGCAGGTGCAATTGGAGCTTATAAATATAGACACCGAGGCACGATGAGCACCAGTGTTTTCCTCATGCAACTGCGTGTGGCGGCCCAGGGAACCGTTGTGGGTTGTTTGACCCTTGGACTGGGTTATCAGATGGTCAAGGAGTACATATTCGATAAGCAGCCCAAGGAAAA aCATTGA
- the LOC117573696 gene encoding uridine-cytidine kinase isoform X2, with the protein MEHNLHNGDTAGKDEVKSPFLIGVAGGTASGKSTVCKKIMEQLGQAEMDHTQRQVVAISQDSFYRELTAAEKLKAQKGLFNFDHPDAFNEELMFDTLQLILKGHKVKIPSYDYRTNSLDFENMLVIYPADVVLFEGILVFYFPKIRDLFHMKLFVDTDSDTRLARRVPRDINERGRDLDAVLTQYMTFVKPAFEEFCSPTKKFADVIIPRGADNTVAIDLIVHHIGEILAATNIAQHNNTVRTAASSMKRDH; encoded by the exons ATGGAACACAACTTGCACAATGGCGATACGGCCGGTAAGGATGAGGTGAAATCACCATTTCTTATTGGCGTTGCCGGAGGCACAGCAAGCGGCAAGTCAACAGTGTGCAAGAAGATTATGGAACAGCTTGGACAGGCTGAAATGGATCACACGCAACGTCAGGTGGTGGCCATAAGCCAGGACAGTTTCTATCGCGAGCTAACGGCAGCCGAGAAGCTTAAGGCGCAGAAGGGACTCTTCAACTTTGACCATCCTGATGCGTTTAACGAAGAGCTCATGTTCGACACGCTGCAGTTGATACTAAAAGGTCACAAGGTCAAGATACCCAGTTATGACTATCGCACAAATTCGCT GGATTTTGAGAATATGCTGGTCATTTATCCAGCGGACGTGGTGCTCTTCGAGGGCATCTTGGTCTTCTATTTCCCCAAGATACGCGACCTATTCCACATGAAACTGTTTGTGGACACTGACTCCGATACGCGTCTCGCTCGTCGTG tgCCGCGTGATATCAATGAGCGTGGCAGAGATTTGGATGCAGTTCTCACGCAGTATATGACATTTGTGAAGCCAGCCTTTGAAGAGTTCTGTTCACCT ACCAAGAAGTTTGCTGATGTTATCATACCTCGTGGTGCGGACAACACAG TTGCCATTGATCTCATTGTACACCATATCGGAGAAATTCTCGCGGCCACCAACATcgcacagcacaacaacacagTCCGAACTGCGGCCTCCAGCATGAAGCGCGATCactaa
- the LOC117573696 gene encoding uridine-cytidine kinase isoform X1, with protein MEHNLHNGDTAGKDEVKSPFLIGVAGGTASGKSTVCKKIMEQLGQAEMDHTQRQVVAISQDSFYRELTAAEKLKAQKGLFNFDHPDAFNEELMFDTLQLILKGHKVKIPSYDYRTNSLDFENMLVIYPADVVLFEGILVFYFPKIRDLFHMKLFVDTDSDTRLARRVPRDINERGRDLDAVLTQYMTFVKPAFEEFCSPTKKFADVIIPRGADNTVAIDLIVQHIRDFLNNRSCHGSTGNMALYMNLDLGVADGGALAGGDAVASGSSNTYNAIRRFSTLCKELTMKGNVFFETNKNLPHH; from the exons ATGGAACACAACTTGCACAATGGCGATACGGCCGGTAAGGATGAGGTGAAATCACCATTTCTTATTGGCGTTGCCGGAGGCACAGCAAGCGGCAAGTCAACAGTGTGCAAGAAGATTATGGAACAGCTTGGACAGGCTGAAATGGATCACACGCAACGTCAGGTGGTGGCCATAAGCCAGGACAGTTTCTATCGCGAGCTAACGGCAGCCGAGAAGCTTAAGGCGCAGAAGGGACTCTTCAACTTTGACCATCCTGATGCGTTTAACGAAGAGCTCATGTTCGACACGCTGCAGTTGATACTAAAAGGTCACAAGGTCAAGATACCCAGTTATGACTATCGCACAAATTCGCT GGATTTTGAGAATATGCTGGTCATTTATCCAGCGGACGTGGTGCTCTTCGAGGGCATCTTGGTCTTCTATTTCCCCAAGATACGCGACCTATTCCACATGAAACTGTTTGTGGACACTGACTCCGATACGCGTCTCGCTCGTCGTG tgCCGCGTGATATCAATGAGCGTGGCAGAGATTTGGATGCAGTTCTCACGCAGTATATGACATTTGTGAAGCCAGCCTTTGAAGAGTTCTGTTCACCT ACCAAGAAGTTTGCTGATGTTATCATACCTCGTGGTGCGGACAACACAG TGGCCATCGATTTGATTGTGCAGCACATACGTGACTTTCTCAACAATCGATCGTGTCACGGATCCACTGGCAACATGGCCTTGTATATGAACCTGGACTTGGGAGTAGCAGATGGCGGCGCCTTGGCAGGTGGAG ATGcggtggcaagtggcagcagcaacacctaCAATGCGATTCGACGCTTCTCAACGCTCTGCAAGGAACTCACCATGAAGGGCAACGTCTTCTTCGAGACAAACAAGAATCTGCCGCATCACTAA